The following coding sequences lie in one Rutidosis leptorrhynchoides isolate AG116_Rl617_1_P2 chromosome 4, CSIRO_AGI_Rlap_v1, whole genome shotgun sequence genomic window:
- the LOC139839860 gene encoding polyprotein of EF-Ts, chloroplastic-like isoform X3, producing the protein MTPVIPSSTSNISLIPGPTFSTKKTISSIKCCNLTRSTRRTLYAQDCVLLLSTSLRLFPHIRTFGLQHKQRFAVASATEVDVAVEQADQSDVPVSEQESGQTSEPTSTVDKSKQRSRPVRKSEMPPVKDEELVPGASFTGKVRSIQPFGAFVDFGAFTDGLVHVSRLSEGYVKDVASVVSVGQEVKVKLVEANIETGRIALTMRESEPASGGDTSRPPRRTGQKSNQRQEGRKSTKFVKGQDLEGTVKNLTRSGAFINLPDGEEGFLPASEEADEGFGSIMGTGSSLEIGQEVKVRVLRIARGQVTLTMKKDEDNNALDSKLQGKVFTATNPFLVAFRQNKDIASFLDDREKAEETTEAEVKLEASVDETEEVKPVSDEEVKPDIVSNESQVIVPVTEENVIEASVSDSISTEEKVEIPEETISSEQVDDDIILENVNEDVKIEPVSGENGSITSEEQVEIPEEAPVLDENVIAVDAEIPDAVPVGELIENQLEEPETKVETDAEIAVPVAEEKVEAVEETITKVDAEIPDAVPVAEVKDSQPEEPETKAEADTEIVVPVAEEKVEEVAAAVENTTKEAEIPDGVQVSEVIESQPEEPETKAEADTEIEVPVAEEKVEAVSAPVETTTKDAEIPDAIPIGEVIENQPEEPVTKAETDTEIVVPVAEEKVEAVSAPVETATKATISPALVKQLREETGAGMMDCKKALKETEGDLVKAQEYLRKKGLASADKKASRATAEGRIGSYIHDSRIGVLVEVNCETDFVSRGDIFKELVNDLAMQVAACPQVQYLSTEDVPADIIAKEREIEMQKEDLLSKPEQFRSKIVDGRIKKRLDELALLEQAYIKDDKVVVKDFIKSTIATIGENMKVKRFVRFNLGEGLEKRSQDFAAEVAAQTTAKKVSAPTTEPQPAATENVDTANEAPKAAISAALVKQLREETGAGMMDCKKALSETGGDLVKAQEYLRKKGLSTADKKSSRLAAEGRIGSYIHDSRIGVLIEVNCETDFVGRSEKFKELVDDLAMQVVACPKVEYVSIEDIPESIVSKERDIEMQREDILSKPEGIRGKIVDGRVAKRLGELALLEQPFLKDDSVLVKDFVKQTVAAIGENIKVRRFIRFTLGESSETKSEETES; encoded by the exons ATGACGCCTGTTATCCCTTCATCAACAAGCAATATCTCTCTTATACCTGGGCCCACTTTCAGTACAAAAAAGACCATCAGTTCGATAAAATGCTGTAATCTAACAAGATCCACCAGAAGAACACTATACGCTCAAGATTGTGTATTACTGTTGTCAACATCCCTTAGATTATTTCCGCATATCAGAACGTTTGGTTTACAACACAAACAAAGATTTGCAGTAGCATCGGCTACCGAGGTCGATGTAGCTGTGGAACAAGCTGACCAATCAGATGTTCCGGTTTCTGAACAAGAGTCAGGTCAAACATCAGAACCAACATCAACGGTTGACAAGTCAAAACAAAGATCACGACCTGTCAGAAAGAGTGAAATGCCACCTGTGAAAGATGAAGAATTGGTTCCGGGTGCAAGTTTCACAGGTAAAGTAAGATCGATCCAACCGTTTGGAGCGTTTGTTGACTTTGGTGCATTTACAGACGGGCTAGTTCACGTTTCACGGTTAAGTGAGGGTTACGTGAAGGATGTTGCGAGTGTTGTTTCGGTAGGACAAGAAGTGAAGGTGAAGTTAGTCGAGGCAAATATTGAAACGGGTCGAATCGCGTTGACCATGCGGGAAAGTGAGCCCGCGAGTGGTGGTGATACGTCTCGACCTCCTAGAAGAACGGGTCAAAAGTCAAACCAGAGGCAAGAGGGGAGAAAAAGTACAAAGTTTGTGAAGGGTCAAGATCTTGAGGGTACCGTAAAGAATCTTACAAGATCGGGTGCATTTATAAATCTACCCGATGGGGAGGAAGGGTTTTTGCCCGCTTCGGAAGAAGCCGACGAAGGGTTCGGAAGTATAATGGGTACGGGGTCATCGCTCGAGATTGGTCAAGAAGTCAAAGTTCGGGTCTTGCGTATTGCAAGGGGTCAAGTAACGTTGACTATGAAGAAAGATGAAGATAATAATGCTTTGGACTCGAAGCTTCAAGGAAAAGTTTTTACAGCTACAAACCCTTTTCTTGTAGCTTTTCGTCAAAATAAAGATATAGCTTCGTTTTTGGATGATAGAGAAAAAGCCGAGGAGACAACCGAGGCTGAAGTCAAACTTGAAGCATCGGTTGACGAGACTGAAGAAGTCAAACCTGTTTCTGATGAAGAGGTCAAACCTGACATTGTGTCTAATGAATCACAAGTAATTGTACCCGTAACTGAAGAAAATGTAATTGAAG CATCGGTTTCCGATAGCATTTCAACCGAAGAGAAAGTAGAGATACCCGAGGAAACAATTTCAAGTGAACAAGTAGATGACGATATAATCCTGGAAAACGTGAATGAAG ATGTAAAAATCGAACCCGTTTCTGGTGAAAATGGTAGCATTACAAGTGAAGAACAAGTAGAGATACCTGAGGAGGCCCCTGTACTAGACGAAAACGTAATCGCAG TTGATGCCGAAATTCCCGATGCCGTACCAGTTGGTGAACTCATAGAGAATCAACTTGAGGAACCGGAAACAAAAGTCGAAACGGATGCCGAAATTGCGGTTCCAGTTGCAGAAGAAAAAGTTGAAGCAGTTGAAGAAACCATCACAAAAG TAGATGCCGAAATTCCCGATGCCGTGCCAGTTGCTGAAGTCAAAGATAGTCAACCCGAGGAACCGGAAACAAAAGCCGAAGCTGATACCGAAATTGTGGTTCCTGTTGCAGAAGAAAAAGTTGAAGAAGTTGCTGCCGCTGTGGAAAACACGACAAAAG AAGCTGAAATTCCCGATGGCGTACAAGTTAGCGAAGTCATAGAGAGTCAACCCGAAGAACCGGAAACAAAAGCCGAAGCTGATACCGAAATCGAGGTTCCAGTTGCAGAAGAAAAAGTTGAAGCCGTTTCTGCCCCTGTTGAAACTACCACAAAAG ATGCCGAAATTCCCGATGCCATACCAATTGGCGAAGTCATAGAGAATCAACCCGAGGAACCGGTAACAAAAGCCGAAACAGATACCGAAATTGTGGTTCCAGTTGCAGAAGAAAAAGTTGAAGCCGTTTCTGCCCCTGTGGAAACCGCCACAAAAG CAACAATATCACCGGCTCTTGTGAAGCAACTACGTGAAGAAACAGGTGCGGGTATGATGGACTGCAAGAAAGCACTTAAAGAAACCGAGGGCGATTTGGTCAAAGCACAAGAATACCTAAGAAAGAAAGGGTTAGCAAGTGCTGACAAAAAGGCGAGCCGGGCCACAGCCGAAGGTAGAATCGGGTCCTACATTCACGATAGCAGAATCGGGGTCCTTGTAGAAGTCAACTGCGAGACCGATTTCGTATCACGTGGCGACATTTTTAAAGAACTAGTCAACGATTTGGCAATGCAAGTTGCAGCTTGTCCACAGGTTCAGTATCTATCCACAGAAGACGTTCCTGCTGACATCATCGCAAAAGAAAGAGAAATCGAGATGCAAAAAGAAGATCTTTTGTCAAAACCCGAGCAATTTAGGTCTAAAATTGTTGACGGGAGAATCAAGAAGAGGCTTGATGAGCTGGCATTGCTTGAACAGGCTTACATTAAGGACGATAAGGTTGTGGTCAAAGATTTTATAAAGTCAACGATTGCAACAATTGGAGAAAATATGAAAGTCAAACGGTTTGTAAGGTTCAACCTTGGTGAAGGGTTGGAAAAGAGAAGTCAAGATTTTGCTGCTGAAGTTGCTGCACAAACTACAGCCAAGAAGGTGTCTGCACCAACAACCGAGCCGCAACCTGCAGCCACCGAAAATGTTGACACCGCAAATGA gGCACCGAAAGCAGCAATTTCAGCCGCGTTGGTAAAGCAACTACGTGAAGAAACTGGTGCAGGTATGATGGACTGCAAAAAGGCTCTTTCTGAAACCGGGGGAGACCTTGTGAAGGCACAAGAGTATCTACGAAAGAAAGGTCTATCAACCGCTGACAAAAAATCAAGTCGTTTAGCAGCCGAAGGTAGAATCGGGTCCTACATTCACGATTCTCGTATCGGTGTCCTTATCGAAGTCAACTGTGAAACCGACTTTGTGGGTAGAAGTGAAAAGTTTAAAGAATTAGTTGACGATTTAGCCATGCAAGTCGTTGCATGCCCAAAAGTGGAGTACGTTTCGATTGAAGATATTCCCGAGAGTATTGTGAGTAAAGAGAGAGATATCGAGATGCAACGAGAAGATATTTTGTCGAAACCCGAGGGTATAAGGGGAAAGATTGTGGACGGGCGGGTTGCAAAGAGGCTTGGGGAACTTGCGCTTCTTGAGCAACCGTTTCTGAAAGATGATTCGGTTCTTGTGAAAGATTTTGTGAAGCAGACAGTGGCGGCTATTGGTGAGAACATTAAGGTTAGGAGGTTCATTCGGTTTACACTCGGTGAGTCGAGTGAGACTAAATCTGAAGAAACCGAGTCTTGA
- the LOC139839860 gene encoding polyprotein of EF-Ts, chloroplastic-like isoform X1, with product MTPVIPSSTSNISLIPGPTFSTKKTISSIKCCNLTRSTRRTLYAQDCVLLLSTSLRLFPHIRTFGLQHKQRFAVASATEVDVAVEQADQSDVPVSEQESGQTSEPTSTVDKSKQRSRPVRKSEMPPVKDEELVPGASFTGKVRSIQPFGAFVDFGAFTDGLVHVSRLSEGYVKDVASVVSVGQEVKVKLVEANIETGRIALTMRESEPASGGDTSRPPRRTGQKSNQRQEGRKSTKFVKGQDLEGTVKNLTRSGAFINLPDGEEGFLPASEEADEGFGSIMGTGSSLEIGQEVKVRVLRIARGQVTLTMKKDEDNNALDSKLQGKVFTATNPFLVAFRQNKDIASFLDDREKAEETTEAEVKLEASVDETEEVKPVSDEEVKPDIVSNESQVIVPVTEENVIEASVSDSISTEEKVEIPEETISSEQVDDDIILENVNEDSDVKIEPVSGENGSITSEEQVEIPEEAPVLDENVIAVDAEIPDAVPVGELIENQLEEPETKVETDAEIAVPVAEEKVEAVEETITKVDAEIPDAVPVAEVKDSQPEEPETKAEADTEIVVPVAEEKVEEVAAAVENTTKEAEIPDGVQVSEVIESQPEEPETKAEADTEIEVPVAEEKVEAVSAPVETTTKDAEIPDAIPIGEVIENQPEEPVTKAETDTEIVVPVAEEKVEAVSAPVETATKATISPALVKQLREETGAGMMDCKKALKETEGDLVKAQEYLRKKGLASADKKASRATAEGRIGSYIHDSRIGVLVEVNCETDFVSRGDIFKELVNDLAMQVAACPQVQYLSTEDVPADIIAKEREIEMQKEDLLSKPEQFRSKIVDGRIKKRLDELALLEQAYIKDDKVVVKDFIKSTIATIGENMKVKRFVRFNLGEGLEKRSQDFAAEVAAQTTAKKVSAPTTEPQPAATENVDTANEAPKAAISAALVKQLREETGAGMMDCKKALSETGGDLVKAQEYLRKKGLSTADKKSSRLAAEGRIGSYIHDSRIGVLIEVNCETDFVGRSEKFKELVDDLAMQVVACPKVEYVSIEDIPESIVSKERDIEMQREDILSKPEGIRGKIVDGRVAKRLGELALLEQPFLKDDSVLVKDFVKQTVAAIGENIKVRRFIRFTLGESSETKSEETES from the exons ATGACGCCTGTTATCCCTTCATCAACAAGCAATATCTCTCTTATACCTGGGCCCACTTTCAGTACAAAAAAGACCATCAGTTCGATAAAATGCTGTAATCTAACAAGATCCACCAGAAGAACACTATACGCTCAAGATTGTGTATTACTGTTGTCAACATCCCTTAGATTATTTCCGCATATCAGAACGTTTGGTTTACAACACAAACAAAGATTTGCAGTAGCATCGGCTACCGAGGTCGATGTAGCTGTGGAACAAGCTGACCAATCAGATGTTCCGGTTTCTGAACAAGAGTCAGGTCAAACATCAGAACCAACATCAACGGTTGACAAGTCAAAACAAAGATCACGACCTGTCAGAAAGAGTGAAATGCCACCTGTGAAAGATGAAGAATTGGTTCCGGGTGCAAGTTTCACAGGTAAAGTAAGATCGATCCAACCGTTTGGAGCGTTTGTTGACTTTGGTGCATTTACAGACGGGCTAGTTCACGTTTCACGGTTAAGTGAGGGTTACGTGAAGGATGTTGCGAGTGTTGTTTCGGTAGGACAAGAAGTGAAGGTGAAGTTAGTCGAGGCAAATATTGAAACGGGTCGAATCGCGTTGACCATGCGGGAAAGTGAGCCCGCGAGTGGTGGTGATACGTCTCGACCTCCTAGAAGAACGGGTCAAAAGTCAAACCAGAGGCAAGAGGGGAGAAAAAGTACAAAGTTTGTGAAGGGTCAAGATCTTGAGGGTACCGTAAAGAATCTTACAAGATCGGGTGCATTTATAAATCTACCCGATGGGGAGGAAGGGTTTTTGCCCGCTTCGGAAGAAGCCGACGAAGGGTTCGGAAGTATAATGGGTACGGGGTCATCGCTCGAGATTGGTCAAGAAGTCAAAGTTCGGGTCTTGCGTATTGCAAGGGGTCAAGTAACGTTGACTATGAAGAAAGATGAAGATAATAATGCTTTGGACTCGAAGCTTCAAGGAAAAGTTTTTACAGCTACAAACCCTTTTCTTGTAGCTTTTCGTCAAAATAAAGATATAGCTTCGTTTTTGGATGATAGAGAAAAAGCCGAGGAGACAACCGAGGCTGAAGTCAAACTTGAAGCATCGGTTGACGAGACTGAAGAAGTCAAACCTGTTTCTGATGAAGAGGTCAAACCTGACATTGTGTCTAATGAATCACAAGTAATTGTACCCGTAACTGAAGAAAATGTAATTGAAG CATCGGTTTCCGATAGCATTTCAACCGAAGAGAAAGTAGAGATACCCGAGGAAACAATTTCAAGTGAACAAGTAGATGACGATATAATCCTGGAAAACGTGAATGAAG ATTCAGATGTAAAAATCGAACCCGTTTCTGGTGAAAATGGTAGCATTACAAGTGAAGAACAAGTAGAGATACCTGAGGAGGCCCCTGTACTAGACGAAAACGTAATCGCAG TTGATGCCGAAATTCCCGATGCCGTACCAGTTGGTGAACTCATAGAGAATCAACTTGAGGAACCGGAAACAAAAGTCGAAACGGATGCCGAAATTGCGGTTCCAGTTGCAGAAGAAAAAGTTGAAGCAGTTGAAGAAACCATCACAAAAG TAGATGCCGAAATTCCCGATGCCGTGCCAGTTGCTGAAGTCAAAGATAGTCAACCCGAGGAACCGGAAACAAAAGCCGAAGCTGATACCGAAATTGTGGTTCCTGTTGCAGAAGAAAAAGTTGAAGAAGTTGCTGCCGCTGTGGAAAACACGACAAAAG AAGCTGAAATTCCCGATGGCGTACAAGTTAGCGAAGTCATAGAGAGTCAACCCGAAGAACCGGAAACAAAAGCCGAAGCTGATACCGAAATCGAGGTTCCAGTTGCAGAAGAAAAAGTTGAAGCCGTTTCTGCCCCTGTTGAAACTACCACAAAAG ATGCCGAAATTCCCGATGCCATACCAATTGGCGAAGTCATAGAGAATCAACCCGAGGAACCGGTAACAAAAGCCGAAACAGATACCGAAATTGTGGTTCCAGTTGCAGAAGAAAAAGTTGAAGCCGTTTCTGCCCCTGTGGAAACCGCCACAAAAG CAACAATATCACCGGCTCTTGTGAAGCAACTACGTGAAGAAACAGGTGCGGGTATGATGGACTGCAAGAAAGCACTTAAAGAAACCGAGGGCGATTTGGTCAAAGCACAAGAATACCTAAGAAAGAAAGGGTTAGCAAGTGCTGACAAAAAGGCGAGCCGGGCCACAGCCGAAGGTAGAATCGGGTCCTACATTCACGATAGCAGAATCGGGGTCCTTGTAGAAGTCAACTGCGAGACCGATTTCGTATCACGTGGCGACATTTTTAAAGAACTAGTCAACGATTTGGCAATGCAAGTTGCAGCTTGTCCACAGGTTCAGTATCTATCCACAGAAGACGTTCCTGCTGACATCATCGCAAAAGAAAGAGAAATCGAGATGCAAAAAGAAGATCTTTTGTCAAAACCCGAGCAATTTAGGTCTAAAATTGTTGACGGGAGAATCAAGAAGAGGCTTGATGAGCTGGCATTGCTTGAACAGGCTTACATTAAGGACGATAAGGTTGTGGTCAAAGATTTTATAAAGTCAACGATTGCAACAATTGGAGAAAATATGAAAGTCAAACGGTTTGTAAGGTTCAACCTTGGTGAAGGGTTGGAAAAGAGAAGTCAAGATTTTGCTGCTGAAGTTGCTGCACAAACTACAGCCAAGAAGGTGTCTGCACCAACAACCGAGCCGCAACCTGCAGCCACCGAAAATGTTGACACCGCAAATGA gGCACCGAAAGCAGCAATTTCAGCCGCGTTGGTAAAGCAACTACGTGAAGAAACTGGTGCAGGTATGATGGACTGCAAAAAGGCTCTTTCTGAAACCGGGGGAGACCTTGTGAAGGCACAAGAGTATCTACGAAAGAAAGGTCTATCAACCGCTGACAAAAAATCAAGTCGTTTAGCAGCCGAAGGTAGAATCGGGTCCTACATTCACGATTCTCGTATCGGTGTCCTTATCGAAGTCAACTGTGAAACCGACTTTGTGGGTAGAAGTGAAAAGTTTAAAGAATTAGTTGACGATTTAGCCATGCAAGTCGTTGCATGCCCAAAAGTGGAGTACGTTTCGATTGAAGATATTCCCGAGAGTATTGTGAGTAAAGAGAGAGATATCGAGATGCAACGAGAAGATATTTTGTCGAAACCCGAGGGTATAAGGGGAAAGATTGTGGACGGGCGGGTTGCAAAGAGGCTTGGGGAACTTGCGCTTCTTGAGCAACCGTTTCTGAAAGATGATTCGGTTCTTGTGAAAGATTTTGTGAAGCAGACAGTGGCGGCTATTGGTGAGAACATTAAGGTTAGGAGGTTCATTCGGTTTACACTCGGTGAGTCGAGTGAGACTAAATCTGAAGAAACCGAGTCTTGA
- the LOC139839860 gene encoding polyprotein of EF-Ts, chloroplastic-like isoform X2, protein MTPVIPSSTSNISLIPGPTFSTKKTISSIKCCNLTRSTRRTLYAQDCVLLLSTSLRLFPHIRTFGLQHKQRFAVASATEVDVAVEQADQSDVPVSEQESGQTSEPTSTVDKSKQRSRPVRKSEMPPVKDEELVPGASFTGKVRSIQPFGAFVDFGAFTDGLVHVSRLSEGYVKDVASVVSVGQEVKVKLVEANIETGRIALTMRESEPASGGDTSRPPRRTGQKSNQRQEGRKSTKFVKGQDLEGTVKNLTRSGAFINLPDGEEGFLPASEEADEGFGSIMGTGSSLEIGQEVKVRVLRIARGQVTLTMKKDEDNNALDSKLQGKVFTATNPFLVAFRQNKDIASFLDDREKAEETTEAEVKLEASVDETEEVKPVSDEEVKPDIVSNESQVIVPVTEENVIEASVSDSISTEEKVEIPEETISSEQVDDDIILENVNEDSDVKIEPVSGENGSITSEEQVEIPEEAPVLDENVIAVDAEIPDAVPVGELIENQLEEPETKVETDAEIAVPVAEEKVEAVEETITKDAEIPDAVPVAEVKDSQPEEPETKAEADTEIVVPVAEEKVEEVAAAVENTTKEAEIPDGVQVSEVIESQPEEPETKAEADTEIEVPVAEEKVEAVSAPVETTTKDAEIPDAIPIGEVIENQPEEPVTKAETDTEIVVPVAEEKVEAVSAPVETATKATISPALVKQLREETGAGMMDCKKALKETEGDLVKAQEYLRKKGLASADKKASRATAEGRIGSYIHDSRIGVLVEVNCETDFVSRGDIFKELVNDLAMQVAACPQVQYLSTEDVPADIIAKEREIEMQKEDLLSKPEQFRSKIVDGRIKKRLDELALLEQAYIKDDKVVVKDFIKSTIATIGENMKVKRFVRFNLGEGLEKRSQDFAAEVAAQTTAKKVSAPTTEPQPAATENVDTANEAPKAAISAALVKQLREETGAGMMDCKKALSETGGDLVKAQEYLRKKGLSTADKKSSRLAAEGRIGSYIHDSRIGVLIEVNCETDFVGRSEKFKELVDDLAMQVVACPKVEYVSIEDIPESIVSKERDIEMQREDILSKPEGIRGKIVDGRVAKRLGELALLEQPFLKDDSVLVKDFVKQTVAAIGENIKVRRFIRFTLGESSETKSEETES, encoded by the exons ATGACGCCTGTTATCCCTTCATCAACAAGCAATATCTCTCTTATACCTGGGCCCACTTTCAGTACAAAAAAGACCATCAGTTCGATAAAATGCTGTAATCTAACAAGATCCACCAGAAGAACACTATACGCTCAAGATTGTGTATTACTGTTGTCAACATCCCTTAGATTATTTCCGCATATCAGAACGTTTGGTTTACAACACAAACAAAGATTTGCAGTAGCATCGGCTACCGAGGTCGATGTAGCTGTGGAACAAGCTGACCAATCAGATGTTCCGGTTTCTGAACAAGAGTCAGGTCAAACATCAGAACCAACATCAACGGTTGACAAGTCAAAACAAAGATCACGACCTGTCAGAAAGAGTGAAATGCCACCTGTGAAAGATGAAGAATTGGTTCCGGGTGCAAGTTTCACAGGTAAAGTAAGATCGATCCAACCGTTTGGAGCGTTTGTTGACTTTGGTGCATTTACAGACGGGCTAGTTCACGTTTCACGGTTAAGTGAGGGTTACGTGAAGGATGTTGCGAGTGTTGTTTCGGTAGGACAAGAAGTGAAGGTGAAGTTAGTCGAGGCAAATATTGAAACGGGTCGAATCGCGTTGACCATGCGGGAAAGTGAGCCCGCGAGTGGTGGTGATACGTCTCGACCTCCTAGAAGAACGGGTCAAAAGTCAAACCAGAGGCAAGAGGGGAGAAAAAGTACAAAGTTTGTGAAGGGTCAAGATCTTGAGGGTACCGTAAAGAATCTTACAAGATCGGGTGCATTTATAAATCTACCCGATGGGGAGGAAGGGTTTTTGCCCGCTTCGGAAGAAGCCGACGAAGGGTTCGGAAGTATAATGGGTACGGGGTCATCGCTCGAGATTGGTCAAGAAGTCAAAGTTCGGGTCTTGCGTATTGCAAGGGGTCAAGTAACGTTGACTATGAAGAAAGATGAAGATAATAATGCTTTGGACTCGAAGCTTCAAGGAAAAGTTTTTACAGCTACAAACCCTTTTCTTGTAGCTTTTCGTCAAAATAAAGATATAGCTTCGTTTTTGGATGATAGAGAAAAAGCCGAGGAGACAACCGAGGCTGAAGTCAAACTTGAAGCATCGGTTGACGAGACTGAAGAAGTCAAACCTGTTTCTGATGAAGAGGTCAAACCTGACATTGTGTCTAATGAATCACAAGTAATTGTACCCGTAACTGAAGAAAATGTAATTGAAG CATCGGTTTCCGATAGCATTTCAACCGAAGAGAAAGTAGAGATACCCGAGGAAACAATTTCAAGTGAACAAGTAGATGACGATATAATCCTGGAAAACGTGAATGAAG ATTCAGATGTAAAAATCGAACCCGTTTCTGGTGAAAATGGTAGCATTACAAGTGAAGAACAAGTAGAGATACCTGAGGAGGCCCCTGTACTAGACGAAAACGTAATCGCAG TTGATGCCGAAATTCCCGATGCCGTACCAGTTGGTGAACTCATAGAGAATCAACTTGAGGAACCGGAAACAAAAGTCGAAACGGATGCCGAAATTGCGGTTCCAGTTGCAGAAGAAAAAGTTGAAGCAGTTGAAGAAACCATCACAAAAG ATGCCGAAATTCCCGATGCCGTGCCAGTTGCTGAAGTCAAAGATAGTCAACCCGAGGAACCGGAAACAAAAGCCGAAGCTGATACCGAAATTGTGGTTCCTGTTGCAGAAGAAAAAGTTGAAGAAGTTGCTGCCGCTGTGGAAAACACGACAAAAG AAGCTGAAATTCCCGATGGCGTACAAGTTAGCGAAGTCATAGAGAGTCAACCCGAAGAACCGGAAACAAAAGCCGAAGCTGATACCGAAATCGAGGTTCCAGTTGCAGAAGAAAAAGTTGAAGCCGTTTCTGCCCCTGTTGAAACTACCACAAAAG ATGCCGAAATTCCCGATGCCATACCAATTGGCGAAGTCATAGAGAATCAACCCGAGGAACCGGTAACAAAAGCCGAAACAGATACCGAAATTGTGGTTCCAGTTGCAGAAGAAAAAGTTGAAGCCGTTTCTGCCCCTGTGGAAACCGCCACAAAAG CAACAATATCACCGGCTCTTGTGAAGCAACTACGTGAAGAAACAGGTGCGGGTATGATGGACTGCAAGAAAGCACTTAAAGAAACCGAGGGCGATTTGGTCAAAGCACAAGAATACCTAAGAAAGAAAGGGTTAGCAAGTGCTGACAAAAAGGCGAGCCGGGCCACAGCCGAAGGTAGAATCGGGTCCTACATTCACGATAGCAGAATCGGGGTCCTTGTAGAAGTCAACTGCGAGACCGATTTCGTATCACGTGGCGACATTTTTAAAGAACTAGTCAACGATTTGGCAATGCAAGTTGCAGCTTGTCCACAGGTTCAGTATCTATCCACAGAAGACGTTCCTGCTGACATCATCGCAAAAGAAAGAGAAATCGAGATGCAAAAAGAAGATCTTTTGTCAAAACCCGAGCAATTTAGGTCTAAAATTGTTGACGGGAGAATCAAGAAGAGGCTTGATGAGCTGGCATTGCTTGAACAGGCTTACATTAAGGACGATAAGGTTGTGGTCAAAGATTTTATAAAGTCAACGATTGCAACAATTGGAGAAAATATGAAAGTCAAACGGTTTGTAAGGTTCAACCTTGGTGAAGGGTTGGAAAAGAGAAGTCAAGATTTTGCTGCTGAAGTTGCTGCACAAACTACAGCCAAGAAGGTGTCTGCACCAACAACCGAGCCGCAACCTGCAGCCACCGAAAATGTTGACACCGCAAATGA gGCACCGAAAGCAGCAATTTCAGCCGCGTTGGTAAAGCAACTACGTGAAGAAACTGGTGCAGGTATGATGGACTGCAAAAAGGCTCTTTCTGAAACCGGGGGAGACCTTGTGAAGGCACAAGAGTATCTACGAAAGAAAGGTCTATCAACCGCTGACAAAAAATCAAGTCGTTTAGCAGCCGAAGGTAGAATCGGGTCCTACATTCACGATTCTCGTATCGGTGTCCTTATCGAAGTCAACTGTGAAACCGACTTTGTGGGTAGAAGTGAAAAGTTTAAAGAATTAGTTGACGATTTAGCCATGCAAGTCGTTGCATGCCCAAAAGTGGAGTACGTTTCGATTGAAGATATTCCCGAGAGTATTGTGAGTAAAGAGAGAGATATCGAGATGCAACGAGAAGATATTTTGTCGAAACCCGAGGGTATAAGGGGAAAGATTGTGGACGGGCGGGTTGCAAAGAGGCTTGGGGAACTTGCGCTTCTTGAGCAACCGTTTCTGAAAGATGATTCGGTTCTTGTGAAAGATTTTGTGAAGCAGACAGTGGCGGCTATTGGTGAGAACATTAAGGTTAGGAGGTTCATTCGGTTTACACTCGGTGAGTCGAGTGAGACTAAATCTGAAGAAACCGAGTCTTGA